The genomic DNA CTTGAGAGACTGAATTTAGCACCTTAGAAACACGCTGATAATCGTTTCGATGTACGGTAAAGGTAAAATCGGTCGTTTTATCTTCGGCGATATTTTGAACGATCATGTCTACTTCGATGTTCGCCGCACTGACTGGTCCTAAAATACGACTGGCCGCGCCAGGAATATCGGGTACACCCACAAGCGTAAATTTCGCTTCGTCTCGATTAAATGCAATACCTGAAATAACCGGCTGTTCCATTTTATGTTCACCTTCAAATGTAATCAAAGTACCTTCGCCATCGACAAAACTCGATAAAACGCGCAGTGGTACGTGGTACTTACCTGCAAACTCGACTGCTCTAATTTGCAACACCTTAGAGCCCTGACTGGCCATTTCCAGCATTTCCTCAAATGTAATTTGAGATAGACGCTGAGCTTTTTCTACCACGCGAGGATCGGTGGTATAGACGCCATCGACGTCGGTGTATATCTGGCATTCATCTGCATTTAAAGCCGCCGCAACGGCAACGGCAGAGGTATCGGAACCGCCTCTACCCAACGTAGTGGTATTTCCAAGCTCATCTACGCCTTGAAAACCCGCAACGACTACGACTCGGCCTTTTTTAAGATCTTCAGAAATAGAGCTCACATCAATATCTTTAATGCGAGCTTTGGTGTGCGCACTGTCGGTCAAAATTCTGATTTGATCACCGGTGTAACTTCTCGCATCACAGCCACGCGCCTGCAATGCCATGGTCAATAAAGCAATGGTGACTTGCTCACCCGTAGAAACCAAAACATCCATTTCACGGGGGCTTGGGTCATCGCTTATCTGATGTGCCAAGCCAATTAATCGGTTTGTTTCACCGCTCATGGCTGAGACTACCACGACGATATCGTGTCCTTGATCTTTAAATTTCGTGATCTTATCGGCCACGGCTTCGATGCGCTCTGGGTTGGCGACAGATGTACCACCAAATTTCTGTACGTACAGTGCCATAATTATCCGCCCAGCTTAGTGCGCACCCAATCAACAAGGCTCGCAAGTGCTTCATCAAGTTTGGCACTGTCTCCACCGCCGGCCATGGCCATATCTGGCTTACCACCACCTTTAGCACCAATGGGCGCACCAATCGCGTTAACCACATCGCCTGCTTTAACTTGCGATATTTGATCTTTTGTCACACCCGCGGCTAATTGAACCTTATTGTCATTTACGGCCGCCAATACAATAATGGCGCTGCCTAGCTTATCTTTCATTTGGTCCATCGTGGTACGTAATGACTTAGCGTCTACTCCGTCTAGTCGTGCGGCTAAAACTTTAACGCCATTAACATCGACGGCACTTCCCGTTAAATCACCGGCTGCGGCCGAGGCCATTTTAGCTTTCAGTTGCTCAATGTTCTTTTCCAGTTCTTTTATTTGCACTAAGCTCGCTTGAGCTTTACTGGGTAGCTGCTCAGTTGAACACTTAAATGTGCCTCGCAACTGGGAAATTAAATCATCCTCGGCGTGCAATTGCGCCATAGCATAAGGGCCAACTACCGCCTCTATTCGCCGGATACCTGCAGCAATACCGGACTCTGCCGTTATGCGCAACAATCCAATATCACCGGTTCGCTCTACATGTGTTCCGCCACACAATTCTTTTGAAAAACCTTCCGTGCCCATAGAAAGAACGCGAACTTCATCATCGTACTTTTCGCCAAACAACGCCATTGCACCGGCATCACGGGCAGAATCAATATCCATCAACTCTGTCTTCACTGACGTATTGGCTTGAATTTGCTCATTAACGAGTCGCTCTACTTCTCTTAACTCACTTGGAGTGACGGCTTCTAAGTTAGAAAAATCGAAACGAAGCTTATCAAAAGCAACCATCGAGCCTCGCTGCTGAACGTGCTCCCCTAATACTTTACGCAGCGCCGCGTGCAACAAATGCGTAGCACTGTGGTGGCGAGCGGTATTTAAGCGTTCTTCGCGCTTCACGGTAGCCGTTAGCTGAGTACCTACGGTTAGCTCACCCTCTAAAACCGTTACTGTATGCAAGTGATGGCCTTGTAATTTTGTACAGTCAGAAACTTCAAGCTTAATTCCGGGCGCGGTTAGCTGCCCCATATCACCCGATTGCCCACCTGATTCAGCATAAAAAGGCGTTCTATCTAAAATAACAGTACCTGTGTCTCCCGCTTTTAACGAATCAACGGCATCTTGACCGCTTAAGAGCTTGAGAACCTGACTTTCAGCCACTAATGAATCGTAGCCTAGAAACTCTGTAGCACCGTCTAAGGCTAAATCCACGTCTCGATCCATTTTAAACTTACTGGCCGATTGCGACTGTTTACGCTGTTCAGCCATAGCGGCTTCAAAACCTTCAACATCAATAGTTAAGCCATTTTCACGAGCCACATCGGCCGTTAAGTCGGCTGGGAATCCGAAAGTATCGTATAACTTGAAAACCAATTCACCAGGGACCACATCTGAAGTAAGCGCTTTAATGCCATCATTTAAAATAGCCATGCCGTTTTCAAGGGTACGTGCGAATTGCTCTTCTTCAATTTTGAGAACTTTTTTAATGTGATCCGAAAGCTTATCAAGCTCTGGGTAGGCATCACCCATTTCAATGATGAGATCATCGATGAGTTTATAGAAAAAGGTTTGAGTACACCCTAGTTGATGCCCATGACGAATCGCACGACGTATAATACGTCTTAATACATAACCTCGGCCTTCGTTAGAAGGAACAACACCATCGACAATTAAAAAGCCTGCCGAGCGGATATGATCTGCGATAACGCGCAATGACCGGTTTTCGATATCGGTACAGCCTGTTTCTCTCATGGCCGCTTTAATTAAACTTTGGAAGATATCGATTTCGTAGTTACTGTGTACGCCTTGTAAAATAGCCGCTAACCGCTCTAGCCCCATACCTGTATCAATAGAAGGTTTAGGCAAAGGAACACGCTCCCCGCTTTCCAACGTATCGAATTGCATAAAAACTAGGTTCCAAATTTCAATATAGCGATCTAAGTCATCGTCTTTTGAACCTGGAGGTCCACCTGGAACATCTTCGCCATGGTCATAGAATATTTCGGAGCTCGGTCCACAAGGGCCAGTATCACCCATCATCCAGAAATTATCTTTATCACCTAATCGAGACAACCGATTAGGGTCAACGCCAATTTTATTTACCCAGATATCAGCCGCTTCGTCATCGTCTTTATATACAGTTACCCAAAGCTTTTCTTTTGGTAAACCAAGCTCAACCGTTAAGAATGTCCACGCAAATCGAATTGCTTCTTCTTTAAAATAATCGCCGAAACTGAAGTTACCCAACATTTCGAAAAATGTGTGGTGTCGCGCTGTATAACCTACGTTTTCCAAATCATTGTGTTTACCGCCAGCTCTAACACAGCGTTGAGAGGTAGTTGCTCGCGTGTAATCCCGCTTTTCATTGCCTAGGAAAACATCTTTAAATTGATTCATTCCCGCATTGGTGAAAAGCAAAGTAGGGTCATTGTGAGGAACTAAAGAGCCTCCTGAGACGATTTTATGCTGGTTTTTTTCAAAAAAGTTTAAAAAGCGACTGCGAATTTCGGCGGTTTTCATGAAAATGCTATCTCAATGTTAGTTTCGACTAAAAAGACCGCTAATAGTACACACATGATCAGGCTTATGAAACAGGGAATAGGCGAGGATAGCCCTAGAAATGAGCAAAAATAGAGCAAGAATTTTGATTGGATTACACAATGCAAACCAATGATGAGAATTGTATCAAGCCTAGAGTGGGTCTTGATGCTCTTTGAATTGAGAATGGAGTTCATCAAAAGCAAATTGGATCATATTACCGCTGAACCCTCGGTAGCTTAAAAACCGATAGATTTTTGCTTTATCATCATAACTGGCCCCATTAGAGTACCGTCTCGAAACAGCATCAAGCGCTAATTGGCACCAATCGATTTCAGATTGGCTAAGTAGAGCTTCGATCCGGCTGGAAATACCCTTCTGCCGTGATTCATATTGAATGCGTTTAGGGCCTCTGTACTTTGCAATTTGCCCATTGAACCACATTTGGGCGTAGCGCTCATCGCTTTGCAACCCTTGCTCTTGTAAGCGCTCTAAAACATTCTCTATTTCATCAAGGCTTTCTGGAAACCGCGACTGCAACTTAGTCAATAGCTCCGACTGAGAATGCTCTCGTCGAGCTAAAATATTGAGTGCTGTATTCCAAATACTCACAACCAGTTCACCTTAAATAGAAACGCCTTGCTTTCAACAAGGCGCTGTAGGATTGTCATCCCTGACTCAGGTATTCCAAAAACTTTATTGGGCAGTGCTTTCTTTCGCTTTACCCTTCGCTTTTGCTGCTTTCGGTGCGGCGGCACCGTCTTCAGCAGAAGCTTCATCTTTATTACTGCCTTTATTTAAAAACTGAGCACGGATAGCGGTTTCAATTTCGTTAGCAATTTCTTTATTCTCTTCTAAGAAGCGAGCCGAGTTAGCTTTACCTTGGCCAATCTTATTACCTTTATAGCTGTACCATGCGCCTGCTTTTTCAACTAGGCCAATTTTAACGCCCAAATCAATTACTTCGCCCATATGGTAAATACCCTTACCATACATAATTTGGAATTCAGCCTGTTTAAATGGCGGTGAAACCTTATTTTTAACCACCTTAACCCGAGTCTCAGACCCGATCACTTCATCACCGTCTTTCACGGTACCCGTTCGGCGAATATCTAAGCGAACAGATGAGTAGAATTTCAAGGCGTTACCACCTGTAGTGGTTTCAGGATTACCAAACATAACGCCGATTTTCATACGAATCTGGTTAATGAATATCACCAAGCAGTTAGCTGTTTTAATATTCCCGGTAATTTTGCGCAGCGCTTGTGACATTAATCGCGCTTGCAAACCAACGTGGTGATCGCCCATTTCACCTTCAATTTCAGCTTTAGGTACCAAGGCTGCAACCGAATCGACAATGATAACGTCTACAGCATTAGAACGAACCAACATATCGGTAATTTCTAGAGCTTGCTCGCCTGTATCTGGTTGAGACACTAATAAATCATCAACGTTTACGCCAAGCTTCTTAGCATAAGAAGGGTCTAACGCATGCTCTGCATCTACGAACGCACAGGTGCCACCAGCTTTTTGCGCTTCTGCAACAACTTGCAACGTAAGGGTTGTTTTACCAGAAGATTCAGGGCCGTAAATTTCAACAACACGACCTTTTGGCAGACCGCCTATGCCTAACGCAATATCAAGCCCCAAAGAACCGGTAGAAATGGCCGGCATAACGACATCTTGTTGATCGCCCATACGCATAACTGAACCTTTACCGAATTGACGTTCAATTTGCGATAAGGCGGCCGTAAGTGCTTTTTCTTTATTGGTTTCCATGGTTTTTGGTATCCTGGTCAAGTGCTGTATGAATAAACAGTATTTTTACATGTTTAGAATTTAGATGACAAGCTTTTATTTGTTTTTTATCGCAAATAAAGCGTAAGCTGCTCCAATGCGAACTCAACCGTTTGACGGCGAATGGTTTCACGATCTCCTCTAAAGTAGCGTTTAAAGCTATAAACAGCCGATTTAGACGCAAGACCAAACCACACCAGCCCAACAGGCTTTTCAACACTTCCACCTCCCGGTCCAGCAACGCCAGTCACAGAAATTGCCCAATCGGCACCTGATTCTGCTTGCCCACTGGCCGCCATAGCCTCTGCCACTTGCTTACTTACCGCGCCATGATCATCAATCAAAACCCTTGGAACGCCTAGCTTCATCTTCATTTCATTCGAATAGGTCACCCAGCCACCGTCAAACCAAACTGAGCTACCCGGAATAGAAGTACACAAAGCGGCTATACCGCCACCCGTACAGGATTCGATGGTCACTAAAGTCTCATTTCTGAGCTCCAGCAACCTAGCCACTTCACTGAGGTTCATCGCATGTACTCCGATTGTTTGTGGTGATTTTAGCGGCCTTGGTTATGGAGCTGCAAGTTATTAGCTGCAAGCTGATAGTAAGGTCAAAACCTTTAAACCGTCGCGGCTTCGCTTTGGTGGGTGGCTTTACTGGAGCGGGCATCTGAGCCAGGGATGGCGAAGTTGAGCGGCGCAAGGATGCGCGAACAGCGACCCGCGGAAGTGAAGCCAGTCACCAAGGCGGAAACTTATATCCGAGGTTTTGGCTGTAGGCTGCGGGCTGCGAGTTTAGTCAAAACATTTAAAACCGTCGCGGCTTCGCTTTGCTTTGCGCGCTTCTACTTAGGCTTGGTGGGTGGCATTTCTGGAGCGGGCATCTGAGCCAAGGATGGCGAAGTTGAGCGGTGTAGGGATGCGCGAACCGCGATCTGATGAAGTGAAGGCAGCCACCGAGGTTGGTTTGGAGAGGGTTGTCGTTGATTGTTTTTCGTTTTAGGTGGAAATTTGCTATTCTGTGCGCCGCTTTTGACTTTGTAAATTTAGGCGACTCTATTCAATATTCAGGTTTGAATTCATTTTTTTATAAGTAGTGATCATGACAAAAACAGCTCGTAACGCCCAAGCATCTGCCAGTGACGCACCAAAACATACGCCAATGATGCAACAATACTTCCGCTTAAAAAAGGATCACCCAAATGACCTCCTTTTTTATAGAATGGGCGATTTCTACGAACTGTTTTTTGACGATGCTAAAAATGCGGCTCGGTTACTCGACATTACACTGACAAAGCGCGGCCAAAGTGGTGGTCAACCTATCCCTATGGCTGGCATTCCCTATCATGCCGCTGAGAATTACATCGCCAGATTAGTGCAAGGTGGGCACACCGTTGCGGTGTGTGAGCAAGTTGGAGACCCAGCCACAGCAAAAGGTCCTGTAGAGCGCAAAGTAGTTCGCGTACTCACACCGGGCACACTCAGCGACGAAGCTTATTTGCAGGATCGGCAAGAAAACTTATTAGGCTGTGTCTTTTTAAGCGAAGCAACTTGGGGGCTAGCGACGCTTGATATGGCCGGGGGACGGTTTTCTGTACAAGAACTATCAGACAACGCCAGTTTAGAAGCCGAATTAGAACGCTTAAAAATACGTGAGTTGCTTCACCCAGAAGACTTAGACCTACCAACTACTCAGACTGAAAGCGCATTGCGCAGCCAACCCATCTGGCAGTTTGACTACGACACAAGTGTAGATGCCCTAACCACTCAATTTAAAACCAAAGACTTATCCGGCTTTGGTATTGAAAAAATGCATACCGCCATTCGTGCGGCTGGCTGCTTAATACAATACGCCAAAGAAACACAACGAGGCGACCTGCCGCATATTCGCGCCATAACCGCAGAGCGCTACGAAGAAAGCGTATTGTTAGATGGCGCGACGCGACGAAATTTAGAAATCGATATTAATGTTCGCGGCGAAGATGGCAATACCCTTTACGCCCTAATGGACAACACTTCAACTGCAATGGGAAGCCGAGCGTTAAGACGTTGGTTAAATCGCCCGTTGCGTGATCAGCAAGTGCTAAAAGAACGACAACAGGCCATTAGCTCACTGCTCGAATGTTTTCGTTACGAAACACTCGAACAACAACTCAAACCTATTGGCGATATTGAACGGGTTTTGACTCGAGTTGCACTTGGTTCCGCTCGCCCACGCGACCTAATTCGACTGCGCGAAGCACTGATAGCCGTGCCCGATCTAAAATCATTATTAGCGGAGATAGACTCCCCTCTTTTAACCAATATCAGTGGACAGTTAACGGCCGACTCAAAATGGGTAGACGAACTTCAGCGGGCCATAATCGATAATCCGCCAGTCATCATCAGAGAAGGCGGGGTTATTGCCGATGGTTATGATAACGAGCTAGATGAACTGCGTAACTTAGACGCCAATGCAGCTGAGTTTTTATCAAAACTGGAAGCCGACGAAAAAGAACGAACCGGATTAGCCTCTTTAAAAGTCGGTTATAACCGTGTTCACGGTTACTACATAGAAATCAGTAAATCGCAATCGGCTGACGCGCCCGTTGAATATGTTCGTAGGCAAACTCTGAAAAACGCAGAACGTTTCATTATTCCCGAGTTAAAAGCATTCGAAGACAAAGCTCTCAGTGCAAAAAGCCGAGCACTCAGCAAAGAAAAAGCCTTGTACGAATCTCTCGTCCAACGACTAGGGGCCGACATAGAAGCATTGCAGCAGACCTGTAATGCCATCATAGAGTTAGACGTTTTATGTTGCTTAAGCCATTGTGCTGATCAACTAAACTGGGTGGCCCCTTCTTTGGTAGAGCGCGCTGGTATTGATATTGAAGCCGGTAGACACCCTGTCATTGAATCACTTTCGACGGTACCTTTCGTGCCGAATGATACATTACTCAACGCAAGCTCTAGCTTGCAAATCATTACCGGGCCAAACATGGGCGGTAAATCAACCTATATGAGGCAAGTCGCCTTAATAACCTTACTGGCTTGTATTGGCAGTTACGTGCCTGCGCAAAAAGCAACAATTGGCGCAATAGACCGCATATTCACCCGCATGGGCTCTTCAGATGATGTGGCTGGCGGGCGCTCAACGTTCATGGTGGAAATGACCGAAACAGCCAATATTTTGCACAATGCTACACAAAATAGCTTAGTGATCATGGATGAAGTTGGTCGCGGCACCAGTACTTTTGATGGCTTATCTTTAGCTTGGTCAACAGCAACTCAATTAGTCAGCCAAGTAAAAGCCCTAACTTTGTTTGCGACGCATTATTTTGAAATGACCGCCTTAGCAGAGGCTAATCCAGAAGTCGCAAACGTGCACCTGGATGCGACCGAACATGATGATAGGCTGGTGTTTTTACATCGAGTGCAACCAGGGCCTGCTAGCCAAAGCTATGGTATTCAAGTAGCCCGATTAGCTGGCGTCCCAGAATCTGTCATCAGCCACGCTAAGCAAAAACTCGCTGAGTTAGAAGCGATCAGTTTAGGTACAGAACACGCGCCGAAAGCTTTAGAGGCTGACAGCTCACATTCGCCTAGCCAACCAGCAGCAGGTCCTATGCAAGCCGATCTCTTTGCTGTATCAGCGCACCCGTTAGTCGATGCACTGCAGTCATTGGAGCTCGACAACATGACAGCAAAACAGGCACTAGACTGGTTGTACGAAAGCAAAAAACGGCTATAGTCATTAAAAACAGCTTTTATATAACCGTTAGAAATATCTATGAGATATAATTGAATCAATATCACCTTGAGACTCTGCCGCTAGATCACTAGAATAGGCGCATTGTCCCAATTTACTTAGAGAGAAAGTTCATGGCCTTTGTTGTCTTAGAAAACTGCATCAAGTGCAAGTACACCGACTGCGTTGAAGTATGCCCTGTCGATTGCTTTTATGAAGGCCCAAACTTTTTGGTCATTCATCCAGATGAGTGTATCGATTGTGCGCTTTGTGAGCCTGAGTGCCCTGCAGAAGCCATTTTATCTGAAGATGAAATACCCGCAGATCAGATCGATTTTATTGAATTAAACGCTGAACTAGCAGAAGTTTGGCCAAATATAACCGAACAAAAAGATCCGCTCCCAGAAGCCGATGAACAAAATGGCGTTCCTGGAAAGCGCGAAGCACTCGAACGTTAGACCTAATCGTTAAACTCAAAAAAGCCGGCATTAGCCGGCTTTTTTTATACATGGGTTTGAATCAATCGTTATGCGCCAAATAACGCCACAGCTGATAACCCCTGTTTTTCCATAATATCTCGAAGTCGCTTCAAAGATTCTACCTGAATCTGACGCACTCGCTCACGAGTTAATCCAATTTCTCGGCCCACATCTTCAAGAGTGGATGTTTCATGACCTCTTAAACCAAAACGGCGCGCAACGACTTCACGTTGTTTTTCCGATAATTCGTCTAACCAGCGATCAATCGATTGCTTTAAGTCTTGCTCTTGTAAGTCATCAGATGGGTCGTTAGCGTGCTCATCTGCAACGGTGTCTAACAGACTCTTTTCTGAGCTCGGACCAACCGGAGTATCAATTGACGTTACTCGCTCATTCAGTGAAAGCATTTTTTTAACATCAGATACCGGCTTACCTAATAATTCCGCGATATCTTCAGGTGTTGGCTCATGATCCAGCTTCTGAGCCAGCTCACGTGCCGCACGCAAATATACGTTTAGTTCTTTAACCACATGGATGGGCAAACGAATGGTGCGCGTTTGATTCATAATCGCGCGTTCAATGGTTTGACGGATCCACCAGGTAGCGTAGGTTGAAAAACGGAAACCTCGCTCAGGATCAAATTTCTCAACCGCTCGGATCAAACCCAGATTACCTTCTTCGATCAAGTCTAATAATGTAAGACCTCGATTTAGGTATCGTCGGGCAATTTTTACCACAAGACGTAAGTTACTTTCGATCATACGTTTCCGGCCCGATGGCTCACCTTTGCGTACCAGTCGAGCAAAGTAGACTTCTTCTTCAGGACTCAGTAACGGCGAAAAGCCGATTTCGTTTAAATAGAGCTGCGTGGCATCCAGAGAGCGCTGCATGTTGCCATTAGCATTGAGAGCGTCTTGAAACTCTCCATCTTCTTCATTGGCATCAAATTGGGATGGCTCAGCTTCGACTGCGTAAGCCGATTCTTCTGGAGCATTAATTAGGTTAGTGAAACTCTTAATGTGTTCTTCTGCGATAGCAGTATTGGCTTCCCTGAGTTCTGTCATAGTGTTGCACCTGTGCTTTATACTTTCTATATCGGAACGCTGTCCAAAATCTTTAGCGCTTTGGCAAAAAAGACTGTGGATTAACTGGTTTCCCGTTCCGTCTTATCTCGAAGTGCAAGCCGGGCTGGTCTCCCTGCTTACCCATCTTAGCAATTTGCTGCCCGACAGAAACTTTGTCGCTTTCTTTTACCAGTATTTGTTGAGCGAATGCGTAAGCGCTTAACAAAGACCCAGAATGTTCGACAATAATCAAGTTTCCATAGCCTGGTAACCCATTACCTGCATAGACGACAACTCCACTCGCCGCTGCAGTGATAGAATCGCCAATTGAGCCCCTGATATCAATGCCCTTCTGGGTAGACGAACCAGACTTATATGTTCGCACTATATTCCCATTATGTGGCCACTTCCATTGCCCTGGTGATTCAGAGCCCAATTCATTGACTGCTTTGGTAATTTTGGCACTACTACTGTTAACTTTTGTAACTGACTTCGAGGGACTACTTGAGGCAGGCTTCGTGACCGGTTTAGCCGCAGGCTTTGCGGTGATTTGTGGTGCAGATGCTTCTTTTAATGCCAACGCCTGCCCTTCATAAATGGCATAGTTGCGATCAATATTATTGGCATTGGCGAGCTTTTTATAATCCAGTCCAAAGCGAAAAGCTATAGAGTACAAGGTATCTCCAGGCTTAACCAAATAAAATTGAGGGTTAGCATTACTGTATACCGTAGATTCAATTTCAGGCTCACCGGTGGCACTCAATACCGATTTATCATGATCTATTGAGGTAAACCGCGAATGGTTGACGCATCCGGCTATTATTACAACCAAAATACCGACAAGCAGTTTTTTTGACGCTAATACCACAGGTTTTTTATCCTCAAATAGAGACGCTGTTCTCACATTTTTTGCGGACTGAACAGCGTTAAACATAATTTCTTATAGCTAAGGGCATCTCAAACAGGGTTTCAAATGACAAATCTATCTAATTAAATCAATATAAATATTCAAAATTTTTATTTTCTTTACATAAACCTGCAGTAAGAGTTAGTTTTTTGACCATTTTGTCAACAACCAGACTAATCCACTTCCGAAAACAAATGTAATAACAGATAGCATTAAAAAGCTCGGCTGTGTGGTTTGCTCTGTAAACTGGCTCGGCAGCAACCAAAGGCGTTCGGTTTCTATTTGCCAAGGCCAAACTTTGACTAGTGCTCCCACGACAAAGCCCAACATAAAGCTCATCACAGAGTCGTGCCAGCGGCGTAACAACCATTGCAGTAGCTGCGCAAAGCTTAAAATTCCTACCAAGCAACCTACAGCAACCCAAGCAATGATACTAAACTCTTTATCGTGCACAGCATCTACGACCACACTATACAACCCAAGCAATAACAACATAAACGATCCAGAAATACCGGGTAACACCATTGCTGAAATAGCAATAGCGCCTCCGAGCATCAAAAGCAACGGCGTTGGCTCAAGGCTCGCTGGCGTTGCAAATATTAATCCCACTGCAATACCGGCACCCATTAACAGCAAGATGACATCCCTAATGGTCCAGTGTTTTCCGGAACACATAAACCATAAAGACACCACAATAACACCCATGAAAAATGCCCATACCGCGGGCGCATAGTGCTCTAACAACCAATGCATCGCCGAGAGTGTACTAAACAGGCTTACCAAGATTCCTATGCCTAGAGACAATAAGAAGGTGCCATCGATGGCTTGCCAAAGACCCTTAAAATCTTTTCGTTTAATGAATGCCCATAGAGATGGTTTAAAAGACGCAATGGCTGCAATAAACCGTTCATATATCCCTGTAATTAATGC from Reinekea marina includes the following:
- a CDS encoding aspartate kinase, with the protein product MALYVQKFGGTSVANPERIEAVADKITKFKDQGHDIVVVVSAMSGETNRLIGLAHQISDDPSPREMDVLVSTGEQVTIALLTMALQARGCDARSYTGDQIRILTDSAHTKARIKDIDVSSISEDLKKGRVVVVAGFQGVDELGNTTTLGRGGSDTSAVAVAAALNADECQIYTDVDGVYTTDPRVVEKAQRLSQITFEEMLEMASQGSKVLQIRAVEFAGKYHVPLRVLSSFVDGEGTLITFEGEHKMEQPVISGIAFNRDEAKFTLVGVPDIPGAASRILGPVSAANIEVDMIVQNIAEDKTTDFTFTVHRNDYQRVSKVLNSVSQDLGAQEVRGNSEIAKISIVGVGMRSHAGVASQMFDALASENINIQLISTSEIKVSVVIEEKYLELAVRALHTAFDLDAVEEQV
- the alaS gene encoding alanine--tRNA ligase yields the protein MKTAEIRSRFLNFFEKNQHKIVSGGSLVPHNDPTLLFTNAGMNQFKDVFLGNEKRDYTRATTSQRCVRAGGKHNDLENVGYTARHHTFFEMLGNFSFGDYFKEEAIRFAWTFLTVELGLPKEKLWVTVYKDDDEAADIWVNKIGVDPNRLSRLGDKDNFWMMGDTGPCGPSSEIFYDHGEDVPGGPPGSKDDDLDRYIEIWNLVFMQFDTLESGERVPLPKPSIDTGMGLERLAAILQGVHSNYEIDIFQSLIKAAMRETGCTDIENRSLRVIADHIRSAGFLIVDGVVPSNEGRGYVLRRIIRRAIRHGHQLGCTQTFFYKLIDDLIIEMGDAYPELDKLSDHIKKVLKIEEEQFARTLENGMAILNDGIKALTSDVVPGELVFKLYDTFGFPADLTADVARENGLTIDVEGFEAAMAEQRKQSQSASKFKMDRDVDLALDGATEFLGYDSLVAESQVLKLLSGQDAVDSLKAGDTGTVILDRTPFYAESGGQSGDMGQLTAPGIKLEVSDCTKLQGHHLHTVTVLEGELTVGTQLTATVKREERLNTARHHSATHLLHAALRKVLGEHVQQRGSMVAFDKLRFDFSNLEAVTPSELREVERLVNEQIQANTSVKTELMDIDSARDAGAMALFGEKYDDEVRVLSMGTEGFSKELCGGTHVERTGDIGLLRITAESGIAAGIRRIEAVVGPYAMAQLHAEDDLISQLRGTFKCSTEQLPSKAQASLVQIKELEKNIEQLKAKMASAAAGDLTGSAVDVNGVKVLAARLDGVDAKSLRTTMDQMKDKLGSAIIVLAAVNDNKVQLAAGVTKDQISQVKAGDVVNAIGAPIGAKGGGKPDMAMAGGGDSAKLDEALASLVDWVRTKLGG
- a CDS encoding regulatory protein RecX; the protein is MSIWNTALNILARREHSQSELLTKLQSRFPESLDEIENVLERLQEQGLQSDERYAQMWFNGQIAKYRGPKRIQYESRQKGISSRIEALLSQSEIDWCQLALDAVSRRYSNGASYDDKAKIYRFLSYRGFSGNMIQFAFDELHSQFKEHQDPL
- the recA gene encoding recombinase RecA — its product is METNKEKALTAALSQIERQFGKGSVMRMGDQQDVVMPAISTGSLGLDIALGIGGLPKGRVVEIYGPESSGKTTLTLQVVAEAQKAGGTCAFVDAEHALDPSYAKKLGVNVDDLLVSQPDTGEQALEITDMLVRSNAVDVIIVDSVAALVPKAEIEGEMGDHHVGLQARLMSQALRKITGNIKTANCLVIFINQIRMKIGVMFGNPETTTGGNALKFYSSVRLDIRRTGTVKDGDEVIGSETRVKVVKNKVSPPFKQAEFQIMYGKGIYHMGEVIDLGVKIGLVEKAGAWYSYKGNKIGQGKANSARFLEENKEIANEIETAIRAQFLNKGSNKDEASAEDGAAAPKAAKAKGKAKESTAQ
- a CDS encoding CinA family protein; translated protein: MNLSEVARLLELRNETLVTIESCTGGGIAALCTSIPGSSVWFDGGWVTYSNEMKMKLGVPRVLIDDHGAVSKQVAEAMAASGQAESGADWAISVTGVAGPGGGSVEKPVGLVWFGLASKSAVYSFKRYFRGDRETIRRQTVEFALEQLTLYLR
- the mutS gene encoding DNA mismatch repair protein MutS, with the translated sequence MTKTARNAQASASDAPKHTPMMQQYFRLKKDHPNDLLFYRMGDFYELFFDDAKNAARLLDITLTKRGQSGGQPIPMAGIPYHAAENYIARLVQGGHTVAVCEQVGDPATAKGPVERKVVRVLTPGTLSDEAYLQDRQENLLGCVFLSEATWGLATLDMAGGRFSVQELSDNASLEAELERLKIRELLHPEDLDLPTTQTESALRSQPIWQFDYDTSVDALTTQFKTKDLSGFGIEKMHTAIRAAGCLIQYAKETQRGDLPHIRAITAERYEESVLLDGATRRNLEIDINVRGEDGNTLYALMDNTSTAMGSRALRRWLNRPLRDQQVLKERQQAISSLLECFRYETLEQQLKPIGDIERVLTRVALGSARPRDLIRLREALIAVPDLKSLLAEIDSPLLTNISGQLTADSKWVDELQRAIIDNPPVIIREGGVIADGYDNELDELRNLDANAAEFLSKLEADEKERTGLASLKVGYNRVHGYYIEISKSQSADAPVEYVRRQTLKNAERFIIPELKAFEDKALSAKSRALSKEKALYESLVQRLGADIEALQQTCNAIIELDVLCCLSHCADQLNWVAPSLVERAGIDIEAGRHPVIESLSTVPFVPNDTLLNASSSLQIITGPNMGGKSTYMRQVALITLLACIGSYVPAQKATIGAIDRIFTRMGSSDDVAGGRSTFMVEMTETANILHNATQNSLVIMDEVGRGTSTFDGLSLAWSTATQLVSQVKALTLFATHYFEMTALAEANPEVANVHLDATEHDDRLVFLHRVQPGPASQSYGIQVARLAGVPESVISHAKQKLAELEAISLGTEHAPKALEADSSHSPSQPAAGPMQADLFAVSAHPLVDALQSLELDNMTAKQALDWLYESKKRL
- the fdxA gene encoding ferredoxin FdxA: MAFVVLENCIKCKYTDCVEVCPVDCFYEGPNFLVIHPDECIDCALCEPECPAEAILSEDEIPADQIDFIELNAELAEVWPNITEQKDPLPEADEQNGVPGKREALER